The following coding sequences are from one Brooklawnia cerclae window:
- a CDS encoding LssY C-terminal domain-containing protein has product MFDQLAFLVGTAAAAWLAVIIGIQGFHSPWAPVWVIPIWAITAYFVLPRLHRLLSDLYVPDYFFGRTRTADGLLGDPVNLGVDGSAEQLDHVMTKAGWHRADEITAASSWRIIMSTLTRRSYPTAPVSSLMLFGRRHDIAYEQEVAGNPKQRHHVRFWHCPPGWLLPGGASTDWLGAGTYDMDVRLSFFTLQVTHRINEDTDVERDYVVSSIQQTNQGVTLRTLRNFTTGYHARNGGGDRFITDGDLPIIDVSAVDAPPRTVPNVPGEASATEMIERAPLATAVAAALVVLVSAIQLIDFVVAGDAAELVADGSGSDRVLIALAIGAFCVFKLSQLVMSWLALRGGRRSRAALMVLLTLEISLVAADYLDGSAALGLDWTLFTASVQCLTLLALSSESSGAWARRTRKAGSAARE; this is encoded by the coding sequence TTGTTCGATCAGCTCGCGTTCCTCGTCGGCACCGCAGCCGCGGCGTGGCTGGCCGTCATCATCGGGATCCAGGGGTTCCACTCCCCCTGGGCCCCGGTGTGGGTGATTCCGATCTGGGCGATCACGGCCTACTTCGTCCTGCCCCGATTGCACCGGCTGCTCTCGGACCTCTACGTGCCCGACTACTTCTTCGGCCGCACCCGAACCGCCGATGGCCTGCTCGGCGATCCGGTCAACCTCGGCGTCGACGGCTCCGCCGAACAGCTCGATCACGTGATGACCAAGGCCGGTTGGCACCGCGCGGACGAGATCACAGCTGCCTCCAGCTGGCGGATCATCATGTCGACGTTGACCCGTCGCAGCTACCCCACGGCACCGGTGTCTTCGCTCATGCTGTTCGGACGGCGACACGACATCGCCTACGAGCAGGAGGTCGCGGGCAACCCGAAGCAGCGCCACCACGTGCGCTTCTGGCACTGCCCACCAGGGTGGCTCCTCCCGGGCGGAGCCTCCACCGATTGGCTCGGCGCAGGCACCTACGACATGGACGTCAGGCTGTCGTTCTTCACCCTGCAGGTCACACATCGAATCAACGAGGACACCGATGTCGAGCGGGACTACGTGGTCTCGTCGATACAGCAGACGAACCAGGGCGTGACGCTACGCACCCTTCGCAACTTCACCACCGGTTATCACGCACGGAACGGCGGTGGCGACCGCTTCATCACCGACGGCGACCTGCCAATCATCGACGTCTCCGCCGTGGACGCACCGCCGCGGACGGTGCCGAACGTCCCCGGTGAGGCCTCGGCGACCGAGATGATCGAGCGCGCACCGCTGGCGACCGCGGTGGCGGCTGCGCTCGTCGTGCTCGTCAGCGCAATACAACTGATCGATTTCGTCGTCGCGGGCGATGCGGCGGAGCTGGTGGCCGACGGCTCGGGATCGGATCGCGTCCTGATCGCTCTGGCGATCGGCGCGTTCTGCGTGTTCAAACTGAGCCAACTCGTGATGTCATGGCTCGCGCTGCGTGGCGGACGCCGATCCCGCGCCGCGCTCATGGTGCTCCTCACACTCGAGATCTCACTGGTGGCCGCCGACTACCTCGACGGCAGCGCCGCTCTCGGGCTCGACTGGACGCTGTTCACCGCCTCGGTGCAATGCCTCACGCTGCTCGCTCTGTCGAGTGAGTCATCAGGCGCCTGGGCGCGGCGGACGCGGAAGGCCGGGTCCGCCGCGCGCGAGTAG
- the aqpZ gene encoding aquaporin Z: MTTQSSIPAESSIPEPRPGSDFAPRLVAEALGTLLLVAGGVGTAIFDATFPSADNNLVGVGHLGVALAFGLTVVVGAYAFGPISGGHFNPAITLGLAAAGRFPWKDTVGYIVAQVVGGILGSSIVALIASTKGGFFSAARDSGFASNGFGAHSPGGFGIGGAIVVEIVFTAIFVFVVLGTTAKVGATGFAPLAIGLSLALIHLITIPIDNTSVNPARSIAAAVYGGGWAWAQLWVFIVFPIVGGLVAGLSYKPLFGKTFTQAA; encoded by the coding sequence ATGACCACACAGTCCTCCATCCCCGCTGAGTCGTCGATCCCGGAGCCACGCCCAGGTTCGGACTTCGCCCCTCGCCTGGTCGCCGAAGCTCTCGGCACCCTGTTACTTGTTGCCGGCGGCGTCGGCACCGCGATCTTCGACGCGACGTTCCCCAGCGCCGACAACAATCTCGTCGGTGTTGGGCACCTCGGCGTCGCCCTCGCATTCGGTCTCACGGTGGTCGTAGGGGCCTACGCCTTCGGCCCGATCTCGGGCGGGCACTTCAACCCGGCGATCACCCTCGGGCTGGCTGCAGCCGGTCGTTTCCCGTGGAAGGACACCGTCGGCTACATCGTCGCCCAAGTCGTCGGCGGTATCCTCGGTTCCTCGATCGTCGCCCTCATCGCGTCGACCAAGGGCGGTTTCTTCTCCGCGGCCCGCGACAGCGGGTTCGCGTCGAACGGCTTCGGCGCCCACTCCCCCGGCGGGTTCGGCATCGGCGGAGCGATCGTCGTCGAGATCGTGTTCACAGCGATCTTCGTCTTCGTCGTCCTCGGCACGACGGCCAAGGTCGGCGCCACGGGTTTCGCTCCGCTGGCGATCGGCCTCTCACTGGCGCTCATCCATCTCATCACGATCCCCATCGACAACACGTCGGTGAATCCCGCTCGCTCGATCGCGGCAGCCGTGTACGGCGGGGGCTGGGCCTGGGCCCAGTTGTGGGTGTTCATCGTCTTCCCGATCGTCGGGGGGCTCGTCGCGGGCCTCAGCTACAAGCCGCTGTTCGGGAAGACCTTCACCCAGGCCGCCTGA
- a CDS encoding ISL3 family transposase yields the protein MPDATFARPDLTTFARLDELGLQVVGQRLEPDRAVLACRVVEPDGWCRRCGCEGTPRDTVTRELAHEPLGWRPTTLEVTVRRYRCTGCGHVWRQDTTAAAEPRAKLSRRGLRWALEGIVVQHLTVARVAEGLGVSWNTANTAVLAEGSRVLIDDPTRFDGVTAVGVDEHVWRHTRRGDKYVTVIIDLTGVRDGTGPSRLLDMVEGRSKQTFKTWLAERPQAWRDGVEVVAMDGFSGFKTATTEELPDAVAVMDPFHVVRLAGDALDECRRRVQQHTRGHRGRKGDPLYTARRTLHTGADLLTDKQKQRLDRLFTGDDHVEVEATWAVYQRMVTAYREPDRTRGRDLMTHLIASLAQGVPATLTELRTLGRTLNRRAADVLAYFDRPGTSNGPTEAMNGRLEHLRGSALGFRNLTNYIARSLLEAGGFRPRLHPGFG from the coding sequence GTGCCCGACGCTACCTTCGCTCGCCCTGACCTGACCACATTCGCCCGCCTCGACGAGCTCGGCCTTCAGGTCGTCGGGCAGCGCCTCGAGCCCGACCGGGCGGTCCTGGCCTGCCGGGTCGTCGAGCCCGACGGGTGGTGCCGTCGGTGCGGCTGCGAGGGCACGCCACGCGACACCGTCACCCGCGAGCTCGCGCACGAGCCGCTGGGGTGGCGCCCCACCACGCTGGAGGTCACGGTGCGCCGCTACCGGTGCACCGGATGCGGGCACGTGTGGCGCCAGGACACCACCGCCGCGGCCGAGCCGCGGGCCAAGCTCTCCCGCCGGGGCCTGCGCTGGGCCCTGGAGGGCATCGTCGTCCAGCACCTCACCGTCGCCCGCGTCGCAGAAGGGCTCGGTGTCTCGTGGAACACCGCCAACACCGCGGTCCTGGCCGAAGGAAGCCGCGTCCTGATCGACGACCCGACCCGCTTCGACGGCGTCACGGCCGTCGGCGTGGACGAACACGTGTGGCGCCACACCCGCCGCGGGGACAAGTACGTCACCGTCATCATCGACCTCACCGGCGTCCGGGACGGGACCGGGCCCTCGCGGCTGCTCGACATGGTCGAGGGACGCTCCAAGCAGACGTTCAAGACCTGGCTCGCCGAACGCCCCCAGGCCTGGCGAGACGGCGTCGAGGTCGTCGCTATGGACGGCTTCTCCGGCTTCAAGACCGCCACCACCGAGGAACTGCCCGACGCGGTCGCGGTCATGGATCCCTTCCACGTCGTCCGCCTGGCCGGTGACGCGCTCGATGAGTGCCGCCGCCGCGTCCAGCAGCACACCCGTGGCCACCGCGGCCGCAAGGGCGACCCGCTCTACACCGCCCGCCGCACCCTGCACACCGGCGCCGACCTGCTCACCGACAAGCAGAAGCAACGGCTCGATCGGCTGTTCACCGGGGACGACCACGTCGAGGTCGAGGCCACCTGGGCCGTCTACCAGCGCATGGTCACCGCCTACCGCGAACCCGACCGGACCCGGGGACGAGACCTCATGACCCACCTGATCGCCTCCCTCGCACAGGGAGTCCCGGCCACGCTGACCGAGCTGCGGACCCTGGGCCGTACTCTCAACCGACGCGCTGCCGACGTCCTGGCCTACTTCGACCGCCCCGGCACCTCGAATGGGCCTACCGAGGCCATGAACGGCCGACTCGAACACCTACGCGGCTCCGCCCTCGGCTTCCGCAACCTCACCAACTACATCGCCAGATCGCTCCTCGAGGCCGGCGGATTCAGACCCCGACTACACCCTGGATTCGGATGA
- a CDS encoding LPXTG cell wall anchor domain-containing protein, whose product MSPQSTDWILTADGPVTASGVTGDPLVTDTAVEPGSYTLSEAPVADRPTAEYVSEGWSCTGAELDGDVLVLGVGDDVTCTVTNRAEDEGTAPPDHQDRPWSLPATGGDSLGWLAGGAAILLLGSALIGGSSRKRR is encoded by the coding sequence ATGAGCCCGCAATCCACCGACTGGATCCTGACCGCCGACGGACCGGTCACGGCTTCGGGGGTGACCGGTGACCCGCTGGTGACCGACACGGCAGTCGAGCCCGGCAGCTACACCCTGTCGGAGGCACCGGTGGCCGACAGGCCTACGGCGGAGTACGTCTCGGAGGGCTGGAGTTGCACTGGAGCCGAACTCGACGGTGACGTGCTGGTACTCGGTGTCGGTGACGATGTCACCTGCACGGTCACCAATCGCGCCGAGGACGAGGGCACCGCGCCGCCGGACCATCAGGACAGGCCCTGGAGTCTTCCCGCGACAGGTGGAGACTCGCTCGGTTGGTTGGCCGGGGGCGCTGCGATACTCCTACTCGGAAGTGCACTGATCGGAGGCAGCTCCAGGAAGAGGCGGTGA